One Cynocephalus volans isolate mCynVol1 chromosome 5, mCynVol1.pri, whole genome shotgun sequence DNA window includes the following coding sequences:
- the LOC134378757 gene encoding chloride intracellular channel protein 4-like, with product MPLNRGKEEDKEPLLELFVKAGSDGESVGKRPFSQRLFMILWLKGVVFSASTVDLKRKPADLQNSAPGTHPPFITFNNEVKTDVNKIEEFLEDVSCPPKYLTLSPEHPASNTAGMDIFAKFSASIRNSRPEANEALERGLLKTLRKLDEYLNSPLPDELDETTMEDIKFSTRKFLDGNEMTLADGNLLPKLHIVKVVAKKYRNFDIPKGMTGIWRYLTKAYSRDEFTNTCPSDQEVEIAYSDVAKRLTK from the coding sequence ATGCCGCTgaacagagggaaggaggaggacaaAGAGCCCCTCCTCGAGCTCTTCGTCAAGGCTGGCAGTGATGGGGAAAGCGTAGGAAAACGCCCCTTTTCCCAGAGGCTCTTCATGATTCTTTGGCTCAAAGGAGTTGTATTTAGTGCCTCAACCGTTGACCTGAAAAGGAAGCCTGCAGACCTGCAGAACTCGGCTCCTGGGACCCACCCGCCATTTATAACTTTTAACAATGAAGTCAAAACGGATGTCAATAAGATCGAGGAATTTCTTGAAGATGTCTCATGCCCTCCCAAGTACTTAACGCTTTCACCAGAACACCCCGCATCAAATACTGCTGGAATGGACATCTTTGCCAAATTCTCTGCATCTATCAGGAATTCAAGGCCAGAGGCTAACGAAGCACTGGAGAGGGGTCTCTTGAAAACACTGCGGAAACTGGATGAATATCTGAATTCTCCCCTCCCTGATGAACTTGATGAGACTACTATGGAGGACATTAAGTTTTCTACACGTAAATTTCTGGACGGCAATGAAATGACATTAGCTGATGGCAACCTGCTGCCCAAACTGCACATTGTCAAGGTGGTGGCCAAAAAATATCGCAACTTTGATATCCCAAAAGGAATGACTGGCATCTGGAGATACTTAACTAAGGCTTATAGTAGGGATGAGTTCACCAATACCTGTCCCAGTGATCAGGAGGTTGAAATAGCATATAGTGATGTAGCCAAAAGACTTACCAAGTAA